One Pyxicephalus adspersus chromosome 3, UCB_Pads_2.0, whole genome shotgun sequence genomic window carries:
- the GUCY1B1 gene encoding guanylate cyclase soluble subunit beta-1 — MYGFVNHALELLVIRNYGEEVWEDIKREAQLDEEGQFLVRIIYDDSKTYDLVSAASKVLNLNAGDILQMFGNMFFVFCQESGYDTILRVLGSNVREFLQNLDALHDHLGTIYPGMRAPSFRCTDAEKGKGLILHYYSEREGLQDIVIGIIKTVAQQIHGTEIVMKVIQQRNEECDHTQFLIEEKDSKEEDFYEDLDRFEENGIQESRISPYTFCKAFPFHIMFDRDLVVTQCGNAIYRVLPQLQPGNCNLLSVFTLVRPHIDISFHGILSHINTVFVLRSKEGLLDVEKSETEDELTVNEISCLRLKGQMIYLPEADNILFLCSPSVMNLDDLTRRGLYLSDIPLHDATRDLVLLGEQFREEYKLTQELEILTDRLQHTLRALEDEKKKTDTLLYSVLPQSVANELRHKRPVPAKRYDNVTILFSGIVGFNAFCSKHASGEGAMKIVNLLNDIYTRFDILTDSRKNPFVYKVETVGDKYMTVSGLPEPCVHHARSICHLALDMMEIAGQVQVDGESVQITIGIHTGEVVTGVIGQRMPRYCLFGNTVNLTSRTETTGEKGKINVSEYTYRCLMSPENADPQFHLQHRGPVSMKGKTDPMQVWFLSRKTTDAEE; from the exons AAGAGAAGCACAGCTTGATGAAGAAGGACAGTTCTTGGTGAGGATAATTTATGATGACTCCAAAACTTATGACCTTGTATCAGCAGCTAGCAAAGTGCTCA ATCTCAATGCTGGGGATATTCTCCAAATGtttggaaatatgttttttgttttttgccaagaATCTGGCTATGACACAATCCTGCGTGTCCTTGGATCCAATGTCAGAGAATTTTTGCAG AACTTAGATGCTCTGCATGATCATCTGGGTACCATTTATCCAGGTATGCGTGCTCCATCATTTAGGTGCACCGATGCAGAGAAAGGAAAAGGTCTTATTTTGCATTACTATTCAGAAAGAGAAGGACTGCAGGATATTGTCATTGGTATTATTAAAACAGTGGCACAGCAGATCCATGGAACAGAAATAGTTATGAAG GTTATTCAGCAAAGAAATGAGGAATGTGACCACACTCAATTTTTGATAGAAGAAAAGGACTCTAAGGAAGAGGACTTCTATGAGGATCTGGACAGATTTGAAGAAAATGGAATACAGGAGTCACGTATTAGCCCCTACACATTCTGCAAGGCTTTTCCATTCCACATAATGTTTGACAGAGACCTTGTTGTTACACAGTGTGGGAATGCCATCTACAGAGTCTTGCCACAG CTCCAGCCAGGAAATTGTAACCTGCTGTCTGTGTTCACTTTGGTACGACCACATATTGACATTAGCTTTCATGGTATCCTGTCTCACATCAACACTGTGTTTGTCCTGCGGAGTAAG GAAGGTTTACTTGATGTGGAAAAGTCAGAGACCGAGGATGAACTGACTGTCAATGAAATTAGCTGTCTTCGGTTAAAAGGGCAGATGATCTACTTGCCTGAAGCTGACAACATTCTCTTCCTCTGCTCTCCAAG TGTAATGAACTTGGATGACTTGACCAGAAGAGGTCTGTATCTCAGTGATATCCCTCTCCATGATGCCACCCGTGATCTGGTTCTGCTGGGGGAACAGTTTAGAGAAGAATATAAACTGACTCAAGAACTTGAAATTCTGACTGATCGTCTGCAGCACACCCTAAGAGCTTTAGAAGATGAGAAGAAAAAGACTGATAC TTTGCTGTACTCCGTTCTTCCACAATCTGTCGCTAATGAACTAAGACATAAGAGGCCCGTTCCAGCCAAAAGATACGACAATGTCACAATCCTGTTCAGTGGCATTGTTGGATTCAATGCTTTTTGCAGCAAACATGCTTCTGGCGAGGGAGCCATGAAGATTGTGAATCTTCTGAATGATATTTACACCAGATTTGACATCTTGACAGACTcaagaaaaaatccttttgtcTATAAG GTGGAAACAGTTGGAGATAAATACATGACTGTCAGTGGTCTCCCAGAGCCCTGTGTTCATCATGCACGCTCTATCTGCCATCTTGCCTTGGACATGATGGAGATTGCTGGACAGGTTCAAGTGGATGGAGAATCTGTACAG ATCACAATTGGTATACACACTGGAGAAGTGGTCACAGGGGTTATCGGTCAGAGAATGCCACGCTACTGCCTGTTTGGAAATACTGTTAATTTGACCAGCAGAACAGAGACAACAGGAGAGAAAGGGAAGATCAATGTTTCTGAATACACATACCG gTGTCTTATGAGCCCAGAAAATGCTGATCCTCAATTTCACTTACAGCACAGAGGTCCAGTTAGCATGAAGGGCAAAACGGATCCAATGCAAGTCTGGTTTTTGTCCAGGAAGACCACAGATGCAGAG gaaTAA